The following is a genomic window from Streptomyces sp. BHT-5-2.
CCTGCTCGATGTTGATCTCGGTGTAGGCGATGCCCTCGCGGTCCATCTGGCTCTTCAGCCGACGGCAGTAACCGCACCAGGTCGTGCTGTACATCGTCACAGTGCCCGCCATGCGTCCCAGGCTCCTTCGCTCGGTCTCGATCGTGATCATGTGCCACGCGCGTCGCTCCGACGCCGTGGCACCAACCACCTCAACGTCCACCCGGCCCGGACCATTCCCGGCCGCCTGACGACGCCCCGCAGCACCGCACCCGCCCCGCCGTCCCCGGCCGTCCCCGCCGTCCCCAGCCGGGGCACACCGGTACGACCGGTCCCCGGGCGGTGTGGACGGCTTTCCCGCCCGCCCCGGCGGACCTGGCAGCATGGCGGGGTGACAGCAGCAACGGACGCCACCCTCTTCCCACAGGTCCCGGCGACGGCCGACGCGGTGCTCGACGGGCTCGACCCCGAGCAGCGCGAGGTCGCCACGGCCCTGCACGGACCGGTGTGCGTCCTGGCCGGCGCCGGCACCGGCAAGACCCGCGCCATCACCCACCGCATCGCCTACGGCGTCCGGGCCGGCATCCTCCAGCCCGCCAGTGTGCTCGCGGTCACCTTCACCGCCCGCGCGGCCGGCGAGATGCGCGGCCGGCTCCGCCAGCTCGGCGCGGCCGGCGTGCAGGCCCGTACCTTCCACTCCGCCGCCCTGCGCCAGCTGCAGTTCTTCTGGCCCCGGGCGGTCGGCGGCGAGCTGCCGCGGCTGCTGGACCGCAAGGGCCCGCTGGTCGCCGAGGCCGCCGCCCGCTGCCGCCTCCGCCTCGACCGCAACGAGCTGCGCGACGTCACCGGCGAGATCGAGTGGTCCAAGGTCACCCAGACGGTGCCGGCCGACTACCCGGCCGCGCTGGTCAAGGCCGGCCGCGAGGCCCCCCGCGACCCCGCCGAGATCGGCCAGATATACGCCACCTACGAGCAGCTCAAACGGGACCGCGGCACCATCGACTTCGAGGACGTGCTGCTGCTCACGGTCGGCGTGCTCCAGGACCGGCACGACATCGCCGAGCAGGTCCGCGCCCAGTACCAGCACTTCGTCGTCGACGAGTACCAGGACGTCAGCCCGCTCCAGCAGCGGCTGCTGGAGCTGTGGATGGGCGACCGCGACAACCTCTGCGTGGTCGGCGACGCCAGCCAGACGATCTACAGCTTCACCGGCGCCACCCCCGACCACCTCCTCGACTTCCGCATCCGCCACCCGCGGGCCACGGTCGTCAAGCTCGTCCGCGACTACCGCTCCACCCCCCAGGTCGTCCACCTCGCCAACGGCCTGCTCGCCGGCGCCCGGGGCCGTGCCGCCGAGCACCGCCTGGAGCTGGTCTCGCAGCGCGAGCCCGACGCCGAGCCGGTGTTCACCGAGTACGCCGACGAGCCCGCCGAGGCCGAGGGCACCGCCCGCCGGATCCGCGATCTGATCGCCGCCGGCGTCCCGGCCGGCGAGATCGCGGTCCTCTTCCGCATCAACGCCCAGTCCGAGGTCTACGAGCAGGCTCTCGCCGACGCCGGAGTGCCCTACCAGCTGCGCGGCGCCGAGCGGTTCTTCGAGCGCCCCGAGGTGCGCGAGGCCGGCGTCAAACTGCGCGGCGCGGCCCGCTTCGGCGGCAACGACACCCTGCTCGCCGGCGCGGCCGGCCTGCCCTCCGAGGTCCGCGCGGTGCTCAGCGACATGGGCTGGACCGACCGGCCGCCGGCCGGCTCCGGCGCGGTGCGCGACCGCTGGGAGTCGCTGGCCGCCCTGGTACGGCTCGCCGAGGACTTCGCCCGGGCCCGGCCGGCGGCCACCCTCGCCGACCTCGTCGCCGAGCTCGACGAGCGGGCCGCGGCCCAGCACGCCCCGACCGTCGAGGGCGTCACCCTCGCCTCGCTGCACGCCGCCAAGGGCCTGGAGTGGGACGCGGTGTTCCTGGTCGGCCTCACCGAGGGCATGCTGCCGATCCACCACGCCCGCACCGACGAGCAGATCGAGGAGGAGCGCCGGCTGCTCTACGTCGGCATCACCCGCGCCCGGCGGCATCTGGCGCTGTCCTGGTCGCTGGCCCGCTCGCCCGGCGGCCGGCCCTCGCGCGGCGCCAGCCGCTTCCTCGGCGGCCTCCGGCCCGGCTCCCGCGGGGCAGGCCACCGCCGCGGCACGGGCGCGACCGGCGGTGTCGAGCGCGGCAGCGGCTCCGCGGCCCCCGGCCGGCCCCGCCGGACGCACCGCAGCCCGGCCCGCTGCCGGGTCTGCCGGCGCACGCTGACCGACCCCGGCGAGATGAAGCTGATGCGCTGCGAGCAC
Proteins encoded in this region:
- a CDS encoding ATP-dependent DNA helicase UvrD2, which encodes MTAATDATLFPQVPATADAVLDGLDPEQREVATALHGPVCVLAGAGTGKTRAITHRIAYGVRAGILQPASVLAVTFTARAAGEMRGRLRQLGAAGVQARTFHSAALRQLQFFWPRAVGGELPRLLDRKGPLVAEAAARCRLRLDRNELRDVTGEIEWSKVTQTVPADYPAALVKAGREAPRDPAEIGQIYATYEQLKRDRGTIDFEDVLLLTVGVLQDRHDIAEQVRAQYQHFVVDEYQDVSPLQQRLLELWMGDRDNLCVVGDASQTIYSFTGATPDHLLDFRIRHPRATVVKLVRDYRSTPQVVHLANGLLAGARGRAAEHRLELVSQREPDAEPVFTEYADEPAEAEGTARRIRDLIAAGVPAGEIAVLFRINAQSEVYEQALADAGVPYQLRGAERFFERPEVREAGVKLRGAARFGGNDTLLAGAAGLPSEVRAVLSDMGWTDRPPAGSGAVRDRWESLAALVRLAEDFARARPAATLADLVAELDERAAAQHAPTVEGVTLASLHAAKGLEWDAVFLVGLTEGMLPIHHARTDEQIEEERRLLYVGITRARRHLALSWSLARSPGGRPSRGASRFLGGLRPGSRGAGHRRGTGATGGVERGSGSAAPGRPRRTHRSPARCRVCRRTLTDPGEMKLMRCEHCPSELDEALYERLRDWRAGQAARSRQPAYCVFTDKTLMAIAEAVPTAAEDLAVIPGVGRRKLDRFGADVLAICAGEEPEGEPGGGAAGGAEGAAENSSEK